A window of the Helianthus annuus cultivar XRQ/B chromosome 4, HanXRQr2.0-SUNRISE, whole genome shotgun sequence genome harbors these coding sequences:
- the LOC110934007 gene encoding probable leucine-rich repeat receptor-like protein kinase At5g49770, translated as MEACLWRVSWWCCLLFMVVEVQVIVADTHSGDAAVLRALKDQWQNIPPSWKSSNDPCSWEGVNCTNTRVIALSLSNMGLSGQLVGDIGGLSELTSLDLSSNRDLTGPISPRIGDLEKLDTLILMHCSFTGSIPSELGNLKELTFLALNTNNLTGQIPPSLGYLSKLYWLDIGENQLTGSIPVKTVGSPGLDMLKKAKHFHFNKNKLSGSIPSQIFIDMVLIHVLFDGNQFTGQIPDTIGNVSTLESLRLDRNALEGKVPSTLNQLTNLGELHLGYNKLTGPLPDLTGMNALTSVDLSNNKFQESDPPLWFSTLPSLKTLIMEFGSLKGKLPEALFSLSGIEQVSLKNNNLNGTLDMGGSISDDLQTVDLQNNKIDNVTLSSDYKNDLELYGNPVCNKTLGQTLYCQLRQSTSGYSTSYPDCKGSKPCRSDQKPSTLRCECAYPYEGNMFFRAPPFRYLSNDTLWHSLESSLWTKLGLAPGSVALQNPFLDVNDYLQVHVQFFPSKSKHFTRSEVQKMGFSLSKQTYKPPAEFGPYYFLADPYTFADGNGGGIGVGAVIGMSIGCVLLIIVLIALVLYAIQQKKQAKKAISLSKTFGSWAPSTKDNGGAPQLKGARWFSYDELKKSTNNFSETNLIGSGGYGNVYKGVIPGGPMVAIKRAEQGSMQGGFEFKTEIELLSRVHHKNLVGLVGFCFEKKEQMLVYEYMSKGTLRESLSGKSETRLDWKRRLRVALGCARGLTYLHELADPPIIHRDIKSTNILLDEDLTAKVADFGLSKLISDSEKGHVSTQVKGTLGYLDPEYYMTQQLTDKSDVYSFGVVMLELVTAKLPIVKGKYIVREVRLAMDKTDEEEYGLRELLDPNLKDSFLTGFGRFIQLAMQCVEESAADRPTMSDIVKVLENILKGDGLHTSSSSASSSATDFGSRRVASKHLYNEAGLQRIDSASFDYSAGYNISAKVEPK; from the exons ATGGAAGCCTGCTTATGGCGGGTATCGTGGTGGTGTTGTTTGTTATTTATGGTGGTGGAAGTTCAGGTGATCGTTGCTGATACTCATTCTGGTGACG CGGCTGTACTCCGAGCGTTGAAAGATCAGTGGCAAAACATACCACCGAGCTGGAAAAGTTCAAATGACCCGTGTTCATGGGAAGGTGTCAACTGCACCAACACCAGGGTCATTGCACT GAGCTTGTCAAATATGGGCTTATCCGGTCAACTCGTTGGTGACATTGGTGGCCTCTCTGAACTAACATCCTT GGACTTATCGTCTAACCGTGATCTAACAGGCCCAATCTCTCCACGGATAGGAGATCTAGAAAAACTCGATACATT GATACTAATGCATTGTAGCTTCACCGGTAGCATTCCTTCTGAACTCGGAAACCTCAAGGAGCTAACATTTCT AGCTTTGAACACGAACAACTTGACTGGGCAAATCCCTCCGTCTTTGGGATATCTATCAAAACTTTATTGGTTGGACATTGGCGAGAATCAATTGACAGGATCGATTCCTGTTAAAACTGTCGGGTCACCAGGATTGGATATGCTAAAAAAGGCTAAACATTT TCATTTCAATAAGAACAAACTCTCCGGATCTATTCCTTCTCAAATTTTCATCGACATGGTTCTAATACACGT ACTGTTCGACGGGAACCAGTTTACAGGACAAATCCCTGACACAATTGGAAATGTCTCGACACTAGAGTCTCT TCGACTTGATAGAAACGCATTGGAGGGTAAGGTTCCATCAACACTGAACCAACTCACAAATCTTGGCGAGCT ACATTTAGGCTACAACAAACTAACAGGACCTTTGCCTGATCTAACTGGGATGAATGCTCTAACTTCTGT TGACTTGAGCAACAATAAGTTTCAAGAATCTGATCCTCCACTCTGGTTTTCGACGTTACCATCGCTAAAAACACT CATTATGGAATTTGGATCACTCAAGGGGAAGCTACCAGAAGCCTTATTCAGTTTATCAGGAATCGAACAAGT GTCATTGAAGAACAACAATCTAAATGGTACTCTGGATATGGGCGGCAGCATAAGCGATGACTTGCAAACTGTCGATTTGCAAAACAACAAGATTGACAATGTAACACTCAGTAGTGACTACAAAAACGATCTCGA ACTTTATGGGAACCCGGTTTGCAATAAAACCCTTGGGCAGACGCTGTATTGCCAACTCCGACAATCAACCTCAGGATATTCTACAAGCTACCCAGATTGTAAAGGGAGCAAACCATGCCGGTCTGATCAGAAACCAAGTACTCTAAGATGTGAATGTGCTTATCCATATGAAGGCAACATGTTCTTTCGAGCGCCACCTTTTCGGTATTTATCAAACGACACCTTGTGGCATTCACTAGAATCCAGCCTTTGGACAAAACTAGGCCTCGCTCCAGGCTCAGTTGCTCTCCAGAACCCGTTCTTGGACGTCAATGATTATCTTCAAGTGCATGTTCAATTCTTTCCATCAAAAAGCAAGCATTTTACACGATCGGAGGTCCAGAAAATGGGGTTTTCCTTGAGCAAGCAGACTTACAAGCCGCCAGCAGAATTCGGACCTTATTATTTCCTGGCTGATCCTTATACTTTTGCAG ATGGTAATGGAGGTGGTATTGGTGTTGGTGCTGTGATTGGGATGTCCATTGGTTGCGTCCTTTTGATCATCGTGCTTATAGCGCTCGTGTTATACGCTATTCAACAAAAGAAACAGGCTAAAAAGGCCATCAGTTTAAGCAAAACTTTTG GATCATGGGCTCCAAGTACCAAAGACAATGGAGGTGCACCACAGTTAAAGGGAGCTAGATGGTTCTCTTATGATGAACTCAAGAAAAGCACAAATAACTTCTCTGAAACTAATCTCATAGGATCTGGTGGCTATGggaat GTTTATAAAGGAGTGATCCCAGGTGGGCCAATGGTTGCAATAAAAAGAGCTGAACAAGGATCCATGCAAGGCGGGTTCGAGTTCAAGACGGAAATCGAGTTGCTTTCACGAGTCCATCACAAAAACCTTGTTGGCCTAGTCGGGTTCTGCTTCGAGAAAAAAGAACAGATGTTGGTTTATGAGTATATGTCTAAAGGAACCCTTAGAGAAAGCTTGTCAG GTAAATCAGAAACTCGTCTAGATTGGAAGAGGAGACTTCGTGTGGCTCTCGGTTGCGCGAGAGGACTAACTTATCTACATGAGCTTGCTGATCCTCCTATTATCCATAGAGACATCAAGTCGACTAACATTCTTCTAGACGAAGACCTCACAGCTAAAGTTGCTGATTTCGGGTTGTCTAAACTAATTTCAGATAGCGAAAAAGGCCATGTCTCGACACAAGTTAAGGGTACCCTG GGATATCTCGATCCTGAATACTACATGACACAACAGTTAACCGATAAGAGTGATGTTTATAGCTTTGGTGTGGTGATGCTTGAACTAGTAACGGCTAAACTACCTATTGTAAAAGGGAAGTACATTGTGCGTGAGGTGAGACTAGCTATGGATAAAACCGACGAAGAGGAATACGGATTAAGGGAACTGCTTGATCCAAATCTCAAGGACTCTTTCTTAACGGGATTTGGGAGATTTATACAACTAGCAATGCAATGTGTTGAAGAATCGGCTGCAGACCGTCCAACCATGAGTGACATAGTGAAAGTACTCGAGAATATTTTAAAAGGCGACGGGCTCCACACATCTTCATCGTCTGCATCTTCATCTGCTACTGACTTTGGATCGAGACGAGTTGCCTCTAAGCATCTATATAATGAAGCTGGGCTCCAAAGGATCGATAGTGCTTCATTTGACTACAGTGCTGGATACAATATCTCAGCTAAAGTTGAACCCAAATAA